In Theileria equi strain WA chromosome 4 map unlocalized gcontig_1105316255033, whole genome shotgun sequence, the following are encoded in one genomic region:
- a CDS encoding hypothetical protein (encoded by transcript BEWA_015600A), which translates to MSSGIRLDIHKDKWNQTEGIKCETYNIHGGYHSYKYYSEPGKGKPFGLSAILYDGELLSGILPYPVPVNYLFTYFNNSWTKLLGLHLQRNDTQTYFLNPDTDRDIKYVTFTEFTIHSTSSLGNRELWDVLGNVEADNGFNLGILGSSNNSIAKKLVESNTYVIFDLGKTSKKYNSEITNEQVTVTSGGKIANTYPKIQHAPTTEPFYIKGLKSPKGQYIKVKGGFPNEPLDGSVNVYYKSVGNTDPLLIELKLKTLASDIGGYIISKYYISKTANGLEWDIHKVAGVGIGDSDLKAVLEYLSSENKLDIDSLPPTVSGKLKDLTKDLEIDLTRTTEDKVGDTKSYTSNGVNIPYIKEKNQVHGYWVVRHANAFLSFSVKSIKTGSGGNITGNNLPPSGTLLGGLYAYYADSSYNKLVLIELIGFHNPDLSGYPIYVYYYYKYKGPKWEGYILSTTVNNNASDISKVITHVKENGGKINLKKLGDRGLTNKLTKYRPDDTGLKEEVDNEDSDESLHSPQSGSKPSSGLSGGEIAGISIASIGELRKHGNNSLPICAQETTKVDQEALQVRSEGEKPEDLGQIQQRAEELRSGVESGQKLESGKDGATGARSSAAIPDGPQEQGAGDSVGNAAGGDSLSSGGEEGPGKDGSSGIDDATEGPEGDTNSLSEHKAAGDTPSPKSSPETTTPIITALTTTTTTTPAHSTVPPDTPQTAKFFGIPVASAAGIGSIFGTSSDIPFGPLSPVRDPSTTTTTIYLLFNE; encoded by the coding sequence ATGTCCAGTGGAATAAGATTGGACATACATAAAGACAAGTGGAACCAAACCGAGGGAATAAAATGTGAAACTTATAATATCCATGGCGGATATCATTCTTACAAGTATTATTCTGAGCCAGGAAAGGGCAAGCCTTTTGGTCTCTCTGCTATCTTGTACGATGGAGAATTACTATCTGGAATCCTGCCATACCCTGTCCCAGTTAATTATCTGTTCacatattttaataataGTTGGACAAAGCTCCTTGGGTTACATCTGCAAAGAAACGATACTCAAACCTACTTCCTAAATCCAGACACAGATAGAGATATAAAATACGTAACATTCACTGAATTTACGATCCATTCTACTAGTTCACTGGGAAATCGTGAGCTATGGGATGTACTAGGAAATGTAGAAGCTGATAATGGATTCAATCTCGGTATACTTGGTAGTAGTAATAATAGTATAGCAAAGAAACTCGTTGAAAGTAACACCTATGTTATATTCGACCTTGGGAAAACAAGTAAAAAATACAACTCTGAAATTACTAATGAACAAGTAACTGTAACATCTGGTGGTAAAATAGCCAATACATATCCAAAGATTCAACATGCTCCTACTACAGAACCATTTTATATAAAGGGTCTTAAGAGTCCAAAAGGTCAATATATAAAGGTTAAGGGAGGCTTTCCAAATGAGCCCCTGGATGGATCTGTGaatgtatattataaaAGTGTTGGTAATACCGATCCACTACTGATAGAACTGAAACTAAAGACTCTAGCTTCTGACATTGGAGGTTATATCATCAGTAAGTACTACATTTCTAAAACCGCTAATGGATTAGAATGGGATATTCATAAAGTTGCAGGTGTTGGTATAGGTGACAGCGATCTTAAAGCAGTACTTGAGTATCTATCTTCCGAAAATAAGCTTGACATTGACAGCCTACCTCCTACAGTAAGTGGTAAGTTGAAGGACCTTACCAAGGATCTTGAAATTGATTTGACACGAACTACAGAAGATAAAGTGGGAGATACAAAATCTTATACttctaatggagtaaatATTCCTTACATTAAAGAGAAAAATCAGGTACATGGGTACTGGGTAGTTAGACACGCCAATGCATTTCTGAGTTTTTCTGTAAAGAGCATCAAGACAGGTTCAGGTGGTAATATAACCGGAAATaatcttcctccttctgGCACCTTGCTTGGTGGATTATATGCCTACTACGCTGATTCATCTTACAACAAGTTAGTGCTCATAGAACTTATTGGCTTCCATAATCCTGATCTCAGTGGATATCCCATCTATGTCTACTActattataaatacaaaggTCCTAAATGGGAAGGCTATATTCTTAGTACAACTGTGAATAATAATGCGAGTGATATCTCCAAAGTTATTACACATGTTAAAGAGAATGGTGGAAAGATAAATCTTAAAAAGCTTGGGGATCGAGGTCTCACCAATAAACTCACCAAGTATAGACCAGATGATACAGGACTTAAAGAAGAGGTTGACAATGAAGATAGTGATGAATCTCTACATTCTCCGCAGTCTGGTTCTAAACCTTCTTCTGGACTTTCTGGAGGAGAGATAGCAGGAATATCCATTGCAAGTATCGGTGAACTCAGGAAACATGGTAACAATAGCTTACCAATTTGTGCTCAAGAGACCACAAAAGTGGACCAAGAAGCACTACAAGTACGTTCTGAAGGTGAAAAACCTGAAGATCTAGGACAAATACAACAACGTGCTGAAGAGCTACGTTCTGGAGTAGAATCAGGACAAAAACTAGAATctggtaaagatggtgCTACTGGTGCTAGAAGCAGTGCTGCTATTCCTGATGGACCTCAAGAACAAGGTGCTGGAGATTCTGTCGGTAATGCTGCTGGTGGAGATAGTCTATCTAGTGGAGGTGAAGAAGGACCTGGTAAAGATGGTTCTAGTGGTATAGATGATGCAACTGAAGGCCCTGAAGGAGATACTAATAGTCTATCTGAACATAAAGCTGCTGGAGATACTCCATCTCCTAAATCTAGTCCTGAAACTACTACTCCTATTATTACTGCTcttactactactactactactaccCCTGCACATTCTACTGTCCCTCCTGATACTCCTCAAACTGCTAAATTTTTTGGTATTCCTGTTGCTAGCGCTGCTGGCATAGGATCAATCTTCGGAACATCCTCTGACATTCCCTTTGGACCGCTCTCTCCCGTTAGAGACCcctctactactactactaccaTATATCTGCTCTTTAATGAGTGA
- a CDS encoding hypothetical protein (encoded by transcript BEWA_015610A) — protein MFFYDFQLSILNTLYKYLDFMILLQGEHSKYYKCDPEKTICQNLEHAKIIDYPHFTIVSREKLESYNIIERVVIADQ, from the exons atgtttttcTATGACTTCCAATTATCCATTCTAAACACTCTATACAAATATTTAGATTTCATGATATTACTGCAAGGCGAACACTCAAAATATTACAAATGTGACCCGGAAAAGACAATTTGTCAGAATTTAGAACACGCGAAAATCATTGAC TATCCACATTTTACGATTGTTTCGAGGGAGAAGTTGGAATCGTATAACAT AATAGAACGGGTTGTCATCGCTGACCAGTAA
- a CDS encoding hypothetical protein (encoded by transcript BEWA_015620A) — MYKDEISRANSVLMHKKIKIHRVLESLIGDPILSHWIGADGIVAGTALGRISAYLFDCKTLVFDEDTKSDKLDSVCSEDPRHESASPDTQEGKENDKSEEEHSCQTPVDDEPEASSTHAEASGDVIVEIKEDLPSTHKSDISVSPMGEECSKMPEGKYTVFATFSDEPVYAAFICNRLLYCMIGTSSICIYDVDAYSIKEEYGLQLSRNAGYKQVLFSDHKVLIESVRGSTVVDPVIHKQSITYARLCPCNILDFNGNMMIGYGKSEDYNVMVFCMDESKLESRQIFSVTLSKKVHLVTHGKFWGHGKIVIVCDMLDILVFNYLDNVTDPVAKTRVKADIVDICCGFPSFLILLTKNSKISLLHRETLEIFYSLSVFPATFEIGWPYTIINHENMLSFTADEGVYCLELPKEVNELFKQTV, encoded by the exons ATGTACAAGGACGAGATTTCAAGGGCCAATTCCGTCCTGATGCAcaaaaaaatcaaaatcCACAGAGTACTGGAATCCCTCATTGGAGATCCTATCTTATCGCATTGGATTGGAGCAGATGGTATAGTGGCTGGCACTGCTCTTGGTAGGATATCCGCCTACCTATTCGACTGCAAAACTCTCGTCTTTGACGAAGATACCAAATCTGATAAGTTGGACTCTGTCTGCTCCGAAGACCCTAGGCACGAGTCTGCCTCTCCAGATACGCAAGAAGGTAAAGAGAATGACAAGTCTGAGGAGGAACATTCATGTCAAACGCCTGTGGATGATGAACCGGAAGCATCTAGCACTCATGCGGAAGCCAGCGGGGATGTAATTGTAGAGATTAAAGAGGATTTACCTTCAACCCATAAAAGTGATATATCCGTTTCTCCAATGGGAGAGGAATGTTCTAAAATGCCGGAAGGGAAATATACAGTTTTTGCCACGTTCTCAGACGAACCTGTGTATGCTGCCTTCATCTGTAATCGGCTCTTGTACTGTATGATCGGCACAAGTTCAATTTGCATTTATGATGTCGATGCATACTCTATAAAGGAGGAGTATGGATTACAGCTGTCTAGAAATGCTGGGTACAAGCAGGTGCTATTTTCAGATCATAAAGTGCTAATAGAATCGGTCAGAGGATCTACAGTTGTAGATCCTGTAATCCACAAACAGTCAATAACATATGCGAGATTATGCCCCTGCAACATcttggattttaatgggAATATGATGATTGGCTATGGAAAGTCTGAAGATTATAATGTCATGGTTTTTTGCATGGATGAAAGTAAACTAGAGAGCAG GCAAATTTTTTCGGTTACCTTGTCTAAAAAGGTGCATTTGGTGACTCATGGAAAGTTTTGG GGCCATGGGAAAATTGTAATTGTCTGCGATATGCTCGACATTCTAGTCTTTAACTATTTAGACAATGTGACAGATCCG GTTGCAAAAACTAGGGTGAAGGCTGATATAGTGGACATTTGTTGCGGATTCCCCTCGTTTTTGATACTGCTTACAAAAAACTCGAAGATATCACTGCTACACAGGGaaactttggaaatttttTATTCCTTGTCAGTTTTTCCCGCTACATTTGAAATAGGATGGCCGTATACTATAATAAATCATGAAAACATGCTCTCATTTACTGCTGATGAGGGTGTCTATTGTCTGGAACTTCCAAAAGAGGTTAACGAATTATTCAAGCAGACTGTTTAA
- a CDS encoding signal peptide containing protein (encoded by transcript BEWA_015630A), translated as MKVVSLLYVLCIVRLCTCGWVNSLCNACSCITNNCENGEEGVEEATDEYLFIDYTKENGDGSKLELEKRNATEKPTLCSPQEYTPGEEEGITLDLSNVNQDKIDVHKHYEECADNHTYYPKVSFFTMVRDGNFIIVPYKSSLCSMAQVYSNKKATLLSIFAQVDKGYKPMYFEKSGDKWGAITGEEFYEKSDIMNVQDMEECKNTDSLNQNEKLMSGYLRG; from the coding sequence ATGAAAGTTGTATCACTATTATACGTGTTGTGTATAGTCAGACTTTGCACTTGTGGTTGGGTGAATTCCTTATGCAACGCCTGCAGTTGTATTACAAATAACTGTGAAAATGGTGAAGAGGGAGTTGAGGAGGCTACAGACGAGTATCTTTTCATTGATTATACAAAGGAGAATGGTGATGGATCAAAGTTAGAGCTGGAGAAGAGAAATGCCACTGAAAAGCCAACACTGTGTTCTCCTCAAGAGTACACTCCAGGTGAAGAGGAAGGCATTACCCTGGATCTCTCAAATGTTAATCAGGATAAAATCGACGTGCATAAACATTATGAAGAATGTGCCGACAATCACACCtattatccaaaggttTCTTTCTTTACAATGGTTAGGGATGGTAACTTTATCATCGTGCCTTACAAAAGTTCCCTGTGCTCAATGGCGCAAGTTTACTCGAATAAAAAGGCAACTTTGTTGAGCATATTTGCACAAGTTGATAAAGGGTACAAACCAATGTACTTTGAAAAAAGTGGTGATAAGTGGGGAGCAATCACCGGAGAGGAGTTTTACGAAAAATCCGATATCATGAATGTCCAAGATATGGAGGAGTGCAAAAATACAGATTCTTTGAATCAGAATGAGAAACTGATGAGCGGTTATCTCAGAGGGTGA
- a CDS encoding hypothetical protein (encoded by transcript BEWA_015640A): MHGTLGEINDYYENLSRLHEKLSSDMSDLTLKEMTLHRNFKHINQGFNRLAGKKKQMQDKIHELENMHSFYTEYTSNNRILDSIDASMDTALPITDHGRDCIEPADKDQSFGSSRGQFLSIESIATKLTEMLHGVNAACRFFNNNPEYFEANEYLEKYEIQKLRIFGIVKLIFKALYMDSTSLDVQKHYNTYRKIGSTLRMLTSEYGESETELLQLQMYYITGRVKMLDAHCKQNGVNESKNIEEMCKFFYTMGSLEVMIFYETFGKENGHESLKTLVSNISFYFSELSKRHVSRVKDDDEMRNALEALDRNMILPVKESENSTVLNPLLSSAKVTYKAIESLLLKIIHREISTKIKGYDKKVYASLYLDNSYNAQEDKILKWVYEKYGCKSSYFYPPVLYAVGIIEINFRFLSEGSVATLVSSVINSLRPALLDLQLIIRKLDIDKRLCKINEEIFLFRNLHFLISSVDERYRDIHQLFGLQAENSKRQLVSGIVDFLCCDFISFSRQTKEHDEQLYNSEISTLHSKICEKLPKIKQCLKKQAEDSYEEVIDSVIDGVELIVAEYAEEFGAKCDINRGDFVQEVGEEYVGYLLDV, translated from the exons ATGCATGG GACTTTGGGGGAAATCAACGACTACTACGAGAATCTCTCCAGATTACATGAAAAACTGTCTAGTGATATGAGTGATCTCACTCTGAAAGAAATGACTCTTCATCGCAATTTTAAACATATAAACCAGGGTTTTAACCGACTTGCAGGAAAAAAGAAACAGATGCAAGACAAAATCCACGAACTTGAGAATATGCATTCGTTTTATACCGAATACACATCAAACAATCGCATTTTAGATTCTATAGATGCTTCTATGGATACTGCATTGCCAATTACTGATCATGGCAGGGATTGTATAGAGCCTGCAGATAAAGACCAAAGCTTTGGATCAAGCAGAGGACAATTTTTATCAATTGAGAGCATTGCGACCAAACTTACCGAGATGCTTCATGGTGTTAATGCTGCTTGTCGATTCTTTAACAATAATCCAGAATATTTTGAGGCAAATGAATACCTGGAAAAATACGAAATACAAAAACTACGCATATTTGGGATTGTTAAACTCATTTTTAAGGCGTTATATATGGACTCAACATCTCTAGATGTACAAAAACACTATAACACCTACAGAAAAATTGGAAGTACCTTGCGAATGTTAACTTCAGAATACGGAGAATCGGAAACGGAACTTTTGCAGCTTCAAATGTATTACATTACCGGAAGGGTAAAGATGTTGGATGCTCACTGCAAGCAGAATGGTGTAAATGAGAGTAAAAATATCGAAGAGATGTGCAAATTTTTTTATACAATGGGAAGCCTGGAAGTTATGATATTCTATGAAACATTTGGAAAGGAAAATGGACAC GAATCCTTGAAGACGCTGGTATCCAATATCTCCTTTTACTTTTCTGAGCTTTCTAAAAGGCATGTTTCCAGGGTGAAGGATGACgatgaaatgaggaatgcTCTTGAGGCACTAGATAGAAACATGATTCTACCTGTAAAGGAATCTGAAAATTCTACCGTCTTAAATCCTCTACTGTCAAGCGCAAAGGTTACATACAAG GCCATTGAAAGTCTGCTTTTGAAAATTATACATAGAGAAATATCTACGAAAATCAAGGGGTATGATAAAAAGGTGTACGCTTCTCTCTATTTGGATAATTCCTACAATGCACAGGAGGACAAAATCTTAAAGTGGGTATACGAAAAGTACGGGTGTAAATCCTCATACTTTTACCCTCCAGTTTTATATGCTGTAGGTATTATTGAAATTAATTTCAGGTTTTTGAGCGAAGGAAGTGTTGCAACGCTAGTCTCTTCCGTAATAAACTCCTTACGTCCCGCGTTATTAGATCTGCAATTGATTATTAGAAAACTTGATATCGACAAGAGGCTCTGTAAAATAAATGAGGAGATATTTTTGTTCAGAAATCTCCACTTTTTAATAAGTTCTGTGGATGAAAGATACAGAGATATACATCAACTATTTGGGCTCCAGGCAGAAAATAGCAAGAGACAACTCGTATCGGGGATTGTGGATTTTCTTTGCTGTGATTTCATTTCCTTCTCGAGGCAAACCAAAGAACATGACGAGCAACTATATAATTCAGAAATTTCTACTCTTCATTCCAAGATTTGCGAGaaacttccaaaaataAAACAGTGTCTGAAAAAACAGGCAGAGGATAGCTATGAGGAAGTAATAGATTCGGTAATTGATGGAGTGGAACTTATAGTTGCAGAATACGCAGAAGAGTTTGGTGCAAAATGTGACATAAATAGAGGTGATTTTGTGCAAGAAGTTGGGGAAGAATACGTGGGTTACTTGCTAGACGTATGA
- a CDS encoding hypothetical protein (encoded by transcript BEWA_015650A) — MNKGKTVDIDIGKKAQKGNGVEQDENGYHYTSSNGGTVNLTDDWFPEPEGTYRKFTHTPKGGKIGSINSGNQGLNTFTGLATYNSVSVFYWSDDNTFRNPLLIQLGSENDDYYTDPEGDNTWSKQSGVHNGTLRKTLDKENCKRNYAHVLDISKKNNTNYNCPSCDTGTKINVSYSSVASIISSAYTIPGARSPFSVTSFKNDNNWQAGLPSLKDVKNVKVIWSSYVGNNKPLLSVTPQTGNKRYFRRNAENGNAWIEVTASQSSLPNGETPTLATLDLSRHAGTYTNGDVKITVRVSHIGDGYYRYQYSLCGGPFRATKVQNNSSTLSGIEYLDGTLDSISAYYFGSTTEPPNLLLVELRSQGGKNYNYFCRETKDAHTWSPCLGSGGETGKQLVGSSLKQTLDAIRKVQFPDPPKSIGQQILDFLNSTSGKITEGVTGGLATVGLGGLGIWKGPALIAKLIARL, encoded by the coding sequence ATGAACAAGGGGAAAACTGTGGATATAGACATTGGGAAGAAAGCTCAGAAGGGTAATGGAGTCgaacaagatgagaatggataCCACTATACTAGTTCAAATGGTGGGACAGTTAATCTGACGGATGACTGGTTTCCTGAACCAGAGGGAACTTACAGGAAGTTTACCCATACTCCAAAGGGTGGTAAAATAGGGAGTATTAATAGTGGAAACCAAGGATTAAATACATTTACTGGTTTAGCTACTTATAATAGTGTCTCAGTCTTTTACTGGTCGGATGATAATACCTTTAGAAATCCTCTTCTAATTCAACTTGGTagtgaaaatgatgattaTTACACTGATCCTGAAGGTGATAATACTTGGAGTAAGCAGAGTGGAGTACATAATGGTACTCTCAGGAAGACCCTCGATAAAGAGAACTGTAAAAGGAATTATGCTCATGTTTTAGACATTTCTAAGAAGAATAACACAAATTATAACTGTCCAAGTTGTGATACTGGAACAAAAATCAATGTATCATACTCCAGCGTCGCCAGTATCATTTCCTCTGCATATACTATTCCTGGTGCTAGATCCCCATTCTCAGTAACTAGTTTCAAGAATGATAACAATTGGCAAGCTGGACTACCATCTCTAAAGGATGTCAAAAATGTCAAGGTCATCTGGAGCTCATATGTTGGTAATAATAAACCCCTCCTTTCAGTCACCCCTCAAACTGGAAATAAGAGATACTTCAGGAGGAATGctgagaatggaaatgCCTGGATTGAAGTTACTGCTAGTCAATCTAGTCTACCTAATGGAGAAACTCCTACTCTTGCTACTCTCGATTTATCTAGACATGCTGGAACATACACTAATGGAGATGTAAAGATTACCGTTAGAGTTAGTCACATCGGTGATGGATATTACAGATACCAGTATTCTCTCTGCGGTGGGCCATTTAGGGCCACTAAAGTCCAAAACAACTCTTCTACACTTTCTGGTATAGAATATTTAGATGGTACCCTTGATAGTATCTCCGCATATTACTTTGGAAGTACTACAGAGCCGCCTAATCTTCTTCTAGTTGAACTAAGATCACAAGGTGGGAAGAATTACAACTACTTTTGCAGAGAAACAAAGGATGCACATACATGGTCCCCCTGTCTTGGATCCGGAGGGGAAACTGGTAAGCAACTTGTTGGATCCTCTCTAAAACAAACTCTTGACGCTATTAGGAAGGTACAATTTCCTGATCCTCCAAAGAGCATTGGTCAGCAGATACTTGATTTCCTCAATTCTACTTCTGGAAAAATTACTGAAGGAGTTACAGGGGGTCTAGCAACGGTTGGGTTAGGTGGTCTAGGTATATGGAAAGGCCCTGCTCTAATTGCAAAACTAATAGCTCGTCTGTAA
- a CDS encoding hypothetical protein (encoded by transcript BEWA_015660A) — protein sequence MSDRWLQLNLKNKCDNNACSCSGNKPGGLDSKRETRIESITGFVQYTHKYKEGFKLLPNLGDGERLELQQNHQEIKEVTEVSVYYWDKDKDCNTPLLLRIIKNGETHSPIYYKRYDENEEEGNPDPKVWKLYNNSNSTSLQDLLDDRNLGRNNVFPLYLDQPTKHFESTSNIAKSINVQLAGSPSRLPGSDYIVAEYKLNGQGETRFSRVMLDKDKVNGIEIPADAITNIRLYSSSINDSKVPVMVEFVGPNGGNSKWFHTQGANGTQWGEDAGSSGFYTGKGNLLSQLTEQFTKRLDGFVCEHHNGVTIDLSHGVSTGNERQYCCEEHGGKKGGKVSVKTENIALNTAPGNFITVYKHHVEEGHKIADIKFYQDDNDSKRRRIWSNKLRLPIPGPVDIYTFYSGNNPELIYVYGAGGKSPVKGWFRRDSSGYGATWKRTYKKLRGIRKDEIDRKQLNCQQWTALAEVLKKRGTDLPGCTPETAQPSTVARAEDPAGELGLEPEDEEEDGSGDEQSSDDSDSARVNSAPGKDGPKPDVAGESGANAGGGGASRSSDDGTTTSETTTPTSSATNAVHSAAISSTASGVSTPQPPEKLFAETTLGLGVIVSSVFGGSGLTGFLGYKGYSLYKNFKGDPWVRQI from the coding sequence atgagtgaTAGATGGCTCCAGTTAAATCTCAAGAACAAATGTGATAATAATGCCTGTAGTTGTTCAGGTAATAAACCAGGTGGGTTAGATTCTAAAAGAGAGACTCGTATTGAGTCAATCACTGGTTTTGTTCAATACActcataaatataaagaagGATTTAAGCTACTTCCTAATTTAGGTGATGGTGAGAGATTGGAACTTCAGCAGAACCACCAAGAAATTAAAGAGGTAACTGAAGTCTCAGTATACTACTGGGACAAAGATAAGGATTGCAACACTCCACTTCTTCTTAGGATTATTAAGAATGGTGAAACGCATTCACCAATATATTACAAACGatatgatgaaaatgaggaagaaggaaaCCCTGATCCAAAGGTCTGGAAACTCTACAACAACTCTAATAGCACATCATTACAAGATTTATTGGATGATAGGAACCTAGGCCGAAACAATGTCTTTCCCTTATATCTTGATCAGCCCacaaaacattttgaaTCTACTTCTAATATTGCAAAGAGTATAAACGTACAACTTGCTGGATCACCCTCTCGGCTCCCTGGAAGTGATTATATCGTTGCCGAGTATAAGCTTAATGGTCAAGGAGAGACTAGATTCTCCAGAGTAATGCTTGATAAAGATAAGGTAAATGGCATTGAGATTCCCGCAGATGCAATTACTAATATCAGGTTATACTCGTCCTCAATCAATGACAGCAAGGTGCCCGTTATGGTTGAGTTTGTTGGCCCAAATGGAGGAAATTCCAAGTGGTTCCATACTCAAGGTGCAAATGGTACTCAATGGGGAGAGGATGCTGGGTCTAGTGGATTCTACACTGGTAAAGGTAATCTTTTATCTCAACTCACAGAGCAGTTCACTAAGAGATTAGACGGATTCGTTTGTGAGCACCATAATGGTGTTACAATAGATCTATCACATGGTGTTTCCACAGGAAATGAAAGGCAATACTGTTGCGAAGAACATGGAGGTAAGAAGGGTGGAAAAGTCAGTGTTAAAACCGAAAATATAGCATTGAATACTGCTCCAGGAAATTTTATTACGGTATATAAACATCATGTTGAGGAAGGACATAAGATAGCTGATATAAAATTCTACCAAGATGATAATGACAGCAAAAGAAGACGTATATGGTCAAATAAATTACGCCTTCCAATTCCTGGTCCAGTTGACATCTACACCTTTTACTCTGGTAATAATCCGGAGCTTATATATGTGTATGGTGCTGGAGGAAAATCTCCTGTTAAGGGATGGTTTAGGAGAGATAGTTCTGGTTATGGAGCTACATGGAAAAGGACTTATAAAAAACTCCGGGGTATTAGaaaggatgaaatagaCAGGAAACAACTCAACTGTCAACAATGGACTGCCCTTGCAGAAGTACTAAAGAAACGTGGCACAGACTTACCAGGATGTACTCCGGAGACCGCTCAACCATCAACAGTAGCACGTGCTGAAGATCCCGCTGGAGAACTAGGACTAGAACCAGAGGAcgaagaggaagatggtaGTGGAGATGAACAATCTTCTGATGACTCTGATTCTGCTCGTGTCAATAGTGCTCCTGGTAAAGATGGACCTAAACCTGATGTTGCTGGTGAATCTGGTGCTAATGCCGGAGGTGGAGGTGCTAGCCGTAGTAGTGATGATGGAACTACTACTTCTGAAACCACTACTCCTACTTCCTCTGCTACTAATGCTGTTCACTCTGCTGCTATTTCTTCTACTGCTTCTGGAGTATCTACTCCTCAACCTCCTGAAAAGCTTTTTGCTGAAACTACTCTTGGTCTAGGAGTAATCGTTTCTTctgtttttggtggatcCGGATTAACTGGTTTCTTGGGATATAAGGGTTATAGCCTATACAAGaactttaaaggagatccttgggttagacagatataG
- a CDS encoding conserved hypothetical protein (encoded by transcript BEWA_015670A), with product MAYRYMRHGLYTRRKKLTENGFRPFVDDLMWNITDWHYKYYMNKVARASLLTKQREIEEIYQCIKGNDNMFLRTATPNIVPYRKQSNPFCSKSQNMSGWEFEHRTFLKTPKPYRNRKIGGTVISVPKMPKH from the exons ATGGCGTACAGGTATATGCGCCACGGGTTATACACCAGGCGCAAAAAACTCACTGAAAATGGCTTTAGACCCTTTGTAGACGATCTCATGTGGAACATAACCGACTGGCATTACAAGTACTACATGAACAAGGTGGCCAGGGCGTCGCTACTCACCAAACAAAGAG AAATTGAAGAGATTTACCAGTGTATAAAAGGGAATGATAATATGTTTTTACGGACTGCAACACCGAATATAGTTCCTTATCGTAAACAAAGCAATCCGTTTTGTTCCAAATCGCAAAATATGTCAGGGTGGGAATTCGAACATCggacatttttaaagaCGCCAAAGCCGTATCGAAACCGAAAAATAGGTGGAACTGTAATTTCAGTTCCTAAAATGCCCAAGCACTAA